The following coding sequences are from one Paenibacillus sp. JDR-2 window:
- a CDS encoding GntR family transcriptional regulator, producing MSEKEPGLPKYQLVKDYVLAQIENQEISKDDRIPSESEFSKMLNVSSITVRKALSELVNEGVIYRVRGKGSFVAAGQTAVAEKASNLVAFVISGVEMYDSSYMQIMKGIQSFLGKHDCKLIIEFVENDFEQERELILRLIQSDIRGLLIYSSDPVGAKSYLNDIRKKSIPFVMLDRSPAGYPVNVVTCNNHDGAYEAVEYLIRNGHKQIGFAAYDFHLSPEVDRYNGYNNAMTNASLPVNKKLLYLEKELDYDMLARQIQEGEITALFCTNDKRALEVLEQLTSRGIRIPDQISLMGFDDFESSKFAKVALSTVKQYFDVLGYESAKLLLEISEGNSYGNKKVMLPTSLIIRDTVRPV from the coding sequence ATGAGTGAAAAAGAGCCCGGACTACCTAAGTATCAACTTGTTAAGGATTACGTGCTGGCACAGATCGAGAATCAGGAAATTTCCAAGGATGACCGCATCCCAAGCGAATCGGAATTTTCCAAAATGTTAAATGTAAGCTCCATAACGGTCCGAAAGGCGCTTTCCGAGCTAGTGAACGAAGGAGTTATTTACCGCGTTCGGGGAAAAGGAAGCTTTGTGGCCGCCGGCCAGACCGCCGTAGCCGAAAAAGCCTCCAATCTAGTTGCTTTTGTTATCTCGGGCGTTGAAATGTACGACAGCTCCTATATGCAGATTATGAAGGGTATTCAGTCCTTCCTCGGCAAGCATGACTGCAAATTGATTATCGAGTTCGTGGAAAATGACTTCGAACAGGAACGCGAGCTTATTTTACGGTTAATCCAATCCGATATTAGAGGACTTCTTATTTACTCCTCGGATCCGGTTGGGGCGAAAAGCTATCTGAATGACATTCGGAAGAAATCGATTCCATTCGTTATGCTGGACCGCTCGCCGGCTGGTTATCCGGTTAATGTCGTAACTTGCAACAATCACGACGGCGCCTATGAAGCCGTTGAATATTTAATCCGGAATGGTCATAAGCAGATCGGATTTGCCGCTTACGATTTCCATCTCAGTCCGGAAGTAGACCGGTACAACGGCTATAACAATGCAATGACTAATGCTTCCCTGCCCGTGAACAAGAAGCTTCTCTATCTGGAAAAGGAATTGGACTATGATATGCTTGCCAGGCAAATTCAAGAGGGAGAGATTACGGCCCTCTTTTGCACGAATGACAAACGCGCCCTCGAAGTACTCGAGCAGTTGACCAGCCGGGGAATCCGGATTCCGGATCAGATTTCGCTTATGGGCTTTGACGATTTCGAAAGCTCCAAATTCGCCAAGGTTGCTCTGAGTACGGTGAAGCAATATTTTGATGTCCTTGGTTACGAAAGCGCTAAGCTGCTGCTAGAAATCAGCGAAGGAAATTCTTATGGAAACAAAAAAGTCATGCTGCCTACCAGTCTAATCATCCGGGATACCGTTAGACCGGTTTAA
- a CDS encoding Ger(x)C family spore germination protein has product MRSLKLPGLVLAAAVLFTQSGCWSSNEIEDLAVYAGMALDSGKENPEEKAFEQEGGSYSKQNKITATVQIVPLKAGSKDEVRGKTSPYTNITGTGDSVLEIFRQFSLRLNKPIIGHHLKIIVISSQLLQERNIKQVTNFMLRDNDIRPSVKIFISSGKALDALTLKTPDEVPSFFINDVVENQFRTSKIMDAVLLTDLDAMMHSKQSFILQNIIQAKKHIEFSGAGIIKGDTGRWIGNLTQEDVECIDWLTNQGDSGTIKTYDEQGNPITYEMKAMKTRIRVETDQDNQFTFQVRVETKGRISEDWDVEGNPALRSYQKEIEKLFESKLTSMIEHLLSAMQTRYKVDVAKFCQSVRIQKPGLWKEVKSNWDDTFSASKINLDIDLQVTDFGSTTK; this is encoded by the coding sequence ATGAGAAGTCTTAAGTTACCGGGACTGGTGCTTGCCGCTGCCGTCCTGTTCACGCAATCCGGCTGCTGGAGCAGCAATGAGATTGAGGACCTCGCGGTTTATGCGGGCATGGCGTTAGATTCTGGCAAGGAGAACCCGGAAGAAAAGGCATTTGAACAAGAGGGCGGGAGCTATTCCAAGCAGAACAAAATAACGGCAACCGTTCAAATTGTCCCGCTGAAAGCAGGGTCTAAAGATGAAGTGAGGGGCAAGACTTCGCCCTATACGAATATTACGGGAACGGGCGATTCCGTTCTCGAGATTTTCCGCCAGTTCTCCTTGCGGTTGAATAAGCCGATTATTGGCCATCACTTGAAAATTATCGTAATATCCTCGCAGCTGCTGCAAGAAAGGAACATCAAGCAGGTGACCAACTTTATGCTTCGGGATAACGATATTCGGCCCAGCGTAAAAATATTTATAAGCTCGGGCAAGGCGCTGGATGCTTTAACCTTAAAGACGCCCGATGAGGTTCCTTCCTTCTTCATTAACGATGTTGTGGAAAATCAGTTCCGGACAAGCAAAATAATGGACGCTGTTCTGCTGACGGATCTGGATGCCATGATGCATTCCAAACAAAGCTTCATCCTCCAAAATATTATTCAGGCCAAAAAACATATCGAATTTTCGGGAGCCGGTATTATAAAAGGGGACACCGGACGCTGGATCGGGAATTTGACGCAGGAAGACGTGGAATGCATCGACTGGCTGACCAATCAAGGGGATAGCGGAACGATCAAAACCTACGACGAGCAAGGTAATCCCATCACTTACGAGATGAAAGCCATGAAAACCCGCATCCGGGTAGAGACGGATCAAGACAATCAGTTTACCTTCCAAGTCCGTGTTGAAACCAAAGGCAGAATCAGCGAGGATTGGGATGTGGAGGGGAATCCTGCCTTAAGGTCCTACCAGAAAGAGATAGAGAAGTTGTTCGAGAGCAAGCTGACGAGCATGATCGAACATCTGCTGAGCGCCATGCAGACCCGTTATAAGGTAGACGTAGCCAAGTTCTGCCAATCTGTGAGGATTCAGAAGCCGGGATTATGGAAAGAGGTCAAGTCCAATTGGGATGATACGTTTAGCGCTTCGAAAATCAACTTGGATATCGACCTGCAAGTAACGGATTTCGGCTCTACGACAAAATAA
- a CDS encoding GerAB/ArcD/ProY family transporter, which translates to MSASQSFLAQDDKITSSQAALVLNNTMLGAGILTLPRSVSETVKTPDSWISVLLGGLIVMLVVVLMVKLSLRFPGKTVYQYTQIVIGRYPGILWCLLLVLYYIAIAGFEIRAMSEVTMFYLLEGTPIWAITIPFIWVGAYLVRGGINAIARVGQIVFPISLFILIVSYLLSLRLFHLDNLRPVLGNGIFPVIQGLKSTVLVYSGCEVVMTLVAKLDNPKQALKAMLIGISIPAGLYFITIIMVIGGLSIDSAVTSTWPTIDLIRSFEITGFLFERFEFPLMVIWLMQMFCNYSSFFYNSSLGVSQLFNLPYKSVIFALIPFIFLAAMVPKNINEVFMLGDDIGYFSILLFILFPVSLTLIALIRSKGGPQHEKS; encoded by the coding sequence ATGTCTGCTTCACAATCATTTCTTGCCCAGGACGATAAAATCACATCCTCGCAGGCGGCTTTGGTTTTAAATAATACAATGTTGGGAGCGGGTATCCTGACTCTGCCAAGAAGCGTAAGCGAGACGGTGAAAACACCGGATAGCTGGATCTCCGTGCTTTTGGGAGGTCTGATCGTAATGCTTGTTGTCGTGCTGATGGTCAAATTAAGCCTGCGCTTCCCGGGCAAGACCGTCTATCAATACACGCAAATCGTGATTGGCCGTTATCCGGGCATTTTATGGTGCCTGTTATTAGTCCTGTATTACATTGCAATTGCAGGCTTCGAAATCCGCGCGATGTCGGAGGTAACGATGTTCTACCTACTGGAGGGGACGCCGATATGGGCGATTACGATTCCGTTTATTTGGGTGGGCGCTTATTTGGTTCGCGGAGGCATTAATGCGATAGCGCGGGTTGGTCAGATTGTCTTTCCCATCAGCTTGTTTATCTTGATTGTCTCGTATTTGCTGAGTTTAAGACTGTTTCATCTCGACAATCTGAGACCGGTTCTGGGTAATGGGATCTTTCCGGTCATTCAAGGGTTGAAATCGACCGTTCTGGTCTATTCGGGATGCGAGGTCGTAATGACGCTTGTGGCCAAATTGGATAATCCGAAGCAGGCTCTAAAGGCTATGTTGATCGGCATCTCCATTCCCGCCGGGCTTTACTTTATTACCATTATCATGGTCATCGGAGGATTGTCTATCGATTCGGCGGTGACCAGTACATGGCCAACGATAGATCTGATCCGGAGCTTCGAGATTACGGGATTTCTGTTCGAACGATTCGAGTTCCCGCTGATGGTCATTTGGCTGATGCAGATGTTCTGCAACTACAGCAGCTTCTTTTATAATTCTTCCCTAGGGGTATCGCAATTGTTTAATCTTCCTTACAAGTCGGTTATATTCGCGCTTATACCCTTTATCTTTCTGGCGGCCATGGTTCCGAAGAACATTAATGAGGTGTTCATGCTTGGAGACGATATCGGATACTTTAGCATCTTATTGTTTATTTTGTTTCCCGTCAGTCTTACGCTAATTGCTCTTATAAGATCTAAAGGCGGTCCTCAACATGAGAAGTCTTAA
- a CDS encoding spore germination protein: protein MLSSIKSHIPGWSVFFQALITLVVPLLIYRIYKALASLANDKLVSSGGASSVDASSDEPIIHPITADYDANLDKIRNTIGVNSDVVIRELTMGDAKVRAALIFVKGMQEDQVLKMQIMQMLRDTELSLPIIERLPTNAAHRISSMEELTKAILFGYLALMIDGRDEGLLINPPSGPARDISEPVSESLLRGSRIGFTEDINVNTAMLRKQGVTENLQVRSFMVGHTIQKELAILYLDQIVNPDLLREVIGRIEKIKLDYAAESGYIEQLIEDNYLSPFQQTQNTERPDRVIAALLEGRIAILLDGTPFALIVPVTFSMLLQSPEDYFERWLPSSLLRMLRFLAAFIALMAPSLYISFISFHPGLIPTELALTIIETRQGVPFPALIEVMILEIAIEILREAGIRLPKPIGPAMGIVGGLVIGEAAVQAGIVSPFLVIVVAVTAISSFSIPMYSAGITLRLLRFAAMLFASILGMFGTILFFLLICCHLSKLKSFGVPYLTPLTPFRWSDWKDFFVRVPIFMMKRRPKLMKTMQNKRR from the coding sequence ATGTTATCTTCTATTAAATCCCATATTCCGGGATGGAGCGTGTTTTTCCAGGCACTAATTACTCTTGTCGTTCCCCTATTGATATACCGGATCTATAAAGCGCTGGCCTCTTTAGCGAATGACAAGCTGGTCTCCTCGGGCGGGGCTAGCAGCGTTGATGCTTCTTCGGACGAGCCGATTATTCATCCCATTACCGCAGATTACGATGCCAATCTGGATAAAATCAGGAACACGATTGGGGTAAACAGCGATGTCGTCATCCGCGAACTGACCATGGGAGATGCCAAGGTCCGTGCTGCTCTCATTTTTGTAAAGGGCATGCAGGAGGATCAAGTGCTAAAAATGCAGATTATGCAGATGCTGCGGGATACGGAGCTGTCTCTCCCGATCATTGAACGTTTGCCTACGAATGCGGCTCACAGGATCTCTTCGATGGAGGAGCTTACGAAAGCTATTTTATTTGGCTATTTGGCTCTAATGATTGACGGCCGCGATGAAGGTTTGCTGATCAATCCGCCAAGCGGACCTGCCCGCGATATATCGGAGCCGGTATCCGAATCACTGCTGCGCGGATCACGCATTGGCTTTACGGAAGATATAAACGTAAATACCGCTATGCTGAGAAAGCAGGGAGTCACGGAAAACCTGCAAGTCCGGAGCTTTATGGTTGGCCATACCATTCAGAAGGAGCTGGCTATCCTTTATTTGGATCAAATCGTTAACCCGGATTTACTCCGGGAGGTTATCGGCCGCATTGAGAAAATAAAGCTCGATTATGCGGCTGAGTCCGGTTATATCGAACAATTGATCGAGGATAATTATTTAAGCCCTTTTCAGCAAACTCAAAACACGGAGCGTCCCGACCGGGTAATTGCGGCGCTTCTCGAAGGAAGAATCGCGATTTTGCTGGATGGAACGCCGTTTGCGCTTATTGTGCCGGTCACCTTCAGCATGCTCCTGCAATCTCCGGAGGACTATTTCGAACGCTGGCTGCCCAGTTCTTTATTGCGTATGCTCCGCTTTTTGGCTGCCTTTATCGCCCTAATGGCGCCATCCTTGTATATTTCTTTTATTTCGTTTCATCCGGGTTTAATCCCTACGGAGCTTGCTTTGACGATTATTGAGACGCGGCAGGGCGTTCCGTTTCCGGCGTTGATCGAGGTTATGATTCTGGAAATTGCCATCGAAATATTGAGAGAAGCGGGAATTCGGCTGCCCAAGCCGATTGGACCCGCAATGGGCATCGTTGGTGGTCTTGTTATTGGAGAGGCAGCCGTCCAAGCGGGAATCGTAAGCCCTTTTCTCGTTATCGTCGTTGCGGTCACGGCAATTTCATCCTTTTCGATTCCGATGTACAGCGCCGGGATTACGCTTCGGCTTCTCCGGTTCGCGGCTATGCTGTTTGCCTCGATTTTGGGCATGTTCGGAACCATCTTGTTCTTCTTGCTGATCTGCTGCCACCTATCCAAATTAAAAAGCTTTGGCGTTCCTTATCTTACTCCGCTAACGCCATTCCGCTGGAGTGACTGGAAGGATTTCTTTGTGCGCGTGCCGATCTTCATGATGAAGAGAAGACCAAAGCTCATGAAAACGATGCAAAACAAACGCAGATAG
- the araD gene encoding L-ribulose-5-phosphate 4-epimerase codes for MLERLKQEVLEANLDLPKYGLVTFTWGNVSGIDRESGLVVIKPSGVPYDKLKLEDLVVVDLEGKKVEGELKPSSDTPTHLVLYKAFPQIGGIVHTHSPWATSWAQAGKGIPALGTTHADYFYGEIPVTRAMTREEIESAYELETGNVIVETFKDKDPMMIPSVLVNSHAPFNWGKDPHEAVHNAVVVEEVAKMALHTYNLNPDIQPMDQALLDKHFLRKHGANAYYGQTK; via the coding sequence ATGCTGGAGCGGTTAAAGCAAGAGGTATTGGAAGCCAACTTAGATTTGCCTAAGTATGGTCTTGTTACATTCACCTGGGGGAATGTGAGCGGTATCGATCGGGAGAGCGGCCTTGTGGTCATTAAGCCTAGCGGCGTGCCTTACGATAAGCTGAAGCTAGAGGATCTCGTTGTAGTTGATCTTGAGGGGAAGAAGGTAGAGGGCGAGCTTAAACCATCCTCGGATACTCCAACCCATCTCGTCTTATATAAAGCATTTCCGCAGATTGGCGGAATCGTGCATACGCATTCTCCGTGGGCTACAAGCTGGGCGCAAGCCGGCAAGGGGATTCCTGCGCTGGGAACCACCCATGCGGATTACTTCTACGGCGAGATTCCGGTTACCCGCGCAATGACACGCGAGGAGATCGAAAGCGCTTATGAGCTCGAGACAGGCAACGTGATTGTCGAGACGTTCAAGGATAAAGATCCAATGATGATTCCAAGCGTTCTTGTGAACAGCCATGCGCCATTTAACTGGGGCAAAGACCCGCACGAAGCCGTTCATAATGCGGTAGTGGTGGAAGAAGTGGCGAAGATGGCCCTTCATACTTATAATCTTAATCCCGACATTCAGCCGATGGATCAGGCTTTGCTTGACAAGCATTTTCTCCGGAAGCACGGGGCTAATGCCTATTACGGCCAAACCAAATAA
- a CDS encoding GntR family transcriptional regulator: protein MKEKSMPKYIQLKKEILVWLDTGKLQPNEQMPSENEISEQFGLSRQTVRQTLGELEKEGRLYRLQGKGTFVAEARDSESRVETQTIGLITTYISDYIFPHIVRGTEAAIRAKGYRLLLSSTDNDKGRERESLSMLTSQPLSGLIIEPTKSAEGNPNLAYFLALNNRRIPYVMINARYPEISCPSLIIDDEEGGSTAAQHLLELGHRRIVGFFKTDDQQGVLRLKGFMRAHQQEGCLLQPEFVVAYRTEEKAKKPIAEAARLLELPEEERPTAFVCYNDELALQLLEVIRQAGLSVPQDISIVGFDDSPLATASEVKLTTLVHPKAEMGEDAARMLFELIESSGALIPESKTYKPSLIIRESTRKM, encoded by the coding sequence ATGAAAGAAAAATCAATGCCGAAATACATTCAGCTCAAGAAAGAAATATTGGTATGGCTGGATACGGGAAAGCTGCAGCCCAATGAGCAGATGCCGTCGGAGAACGAAATATCCGAACAGTTCGGGCTAAGCCGGCAAACGGTCCGTCAAACGCTTGGGGAGCTTGAGAAGGAAGGCAGGCTGTACCGCCTGCAAGGAAAGGGTACCTTCGTAGCGGAGGCGCGGGATAGCGAGAGCCGTGTGGAAACCCAAACGATAGGCCTTATAACGACGTATATTTCGGATTATATCTTCCCGCATATTGTCCGGGGAACGGAAGCGGCGATTCGCGCCAAAGGCTACCGGCTGCTGCTCTCCAGCACGGATAACGATAAGGGCAGGGAACGGGAAAGCCTGTCGATGTTAACGAGCCAGCCGCTTAGCGGTCTGATTATCGAACCGACCAAAAGCGCGGAAGGGAACCCGAATCTCGCTTATTTTCTCGCGCTTAACAACCGGCGAATTCCTTATGTCATGATAAACGCCAGGTACCCGGAAATCAGCTGTCCTTCCCTGATTATTGACGATGAGGAAGGCGGCAGTACGGCCGCTCAGCATTTGCTCGAGCTGGGACATCGCCGGATCGTCGGATTTTTCAAGACGGATGACCAGCAGGGTGTACTGCGCCTGAAAGGCTTCATGCGCGCGCATCAGCAGGAAGGTTGTCTGCTTCAGCCTGAGTTTGTTGTGGCTTACCGGACGGAGGAGAAAGCGAAGAAGCCGATTGCGGAAGCAGCGAGGCTGCTGGAGCTTCCCGAAGAGGAACGGCCAACGGCATTTGTCTGCTACAACGACGAGTTAGCCTTGCAGCTGCTAGAGGTTATCCGTCAAGCCGGCCTATCCGTACCGCAGGATATATCTATCGTCGGGTTTGACGATTCGCCGCTTGCGACGGCCTCCGAAGTGAAACTGACAACGCTGGTTCACCCAAAGGCGGAAATGGGAGAGGACGCCGCAAGGATGCTGTTCGAGCTAATTGAAAGCAGCGGGGCTTTGATTCCGGAATCTAAAACATACAAGCCAAGCTTGATTATTAGGGAATCGACCCGCAAGATGTAA
- a CDS encoding xylulokinase has product MSLDVREAIKNGKTVLGIELGSTRIKAVLIGEDNTPIASGSHDWENSYLNNIWTYSLEDIWKGIQDSYQKMAGDVKERYGVALQTIGAIGFSGMMHGYMVFDQAGNQLVPFRTWRNNITEQASAELSELFNFHIPQRWSIAHLYQAILNQEAHISDIHFLTTLAGYIHWKLTGQKNLGVGEASGVFPIDIHAGSFSEVMINQFNERIAAKELPWKLEDILPQVLVAGEHAGVLTEEGAKLLDVTGELRAGIPLCPAEGDAGTGMVATNSIAKRTGNVSAGTSVFAMVVLEKELSKAYDEIDLVTTPTGNLVAMAHSNNCSSDLNAWVGLFDEFAKVMGLNVDANKLYGTLYNLALQGDPDGGGLLAYGYLSGEHMTHFEEGRPLFVRSSESSFTLPNFMRVHLFTALGALKIGMDILLKQEEVKLDQILGHGGLFKTEGVGQKIMAGALNVPVSVMETAGEGGAWGIALLASYMMNKAENETLENFLNEKVFAGKAGSQVSPDPKDAEGFEVFMKRYKSGLSIERAAVEYLK; this is encoded by the coding sequence ATGAGTCTTGATGTGAGAGAGGCTATTAAGAACGGCAAAACAGTACTTGGAATCGAGCTGGGTTCTACCCGGATTAAAGCAGTTCTCATCGGTGAAGATAATACGCCAATTGCATCGGGCAGTCATGACTGGGAGAACAGCTACCTCAATAATATTTGGACATACAGCTTGGAGGATATTTGGAAAGGCATTCAAGACAGCTATCAGAAGATGGCGGGCGATGTGAAAGAGCGGTATGGCGTTGCTTTGCAAACCATCGGCGCCATTGGGTTTAGCGGAATGATGCATGGCTATATGGTATTTGATCAAGCTGGCAATCAGCTTGTTCCTTTCCGTACATGGAGAAATAATATAACTGAGCAGGCATCGGCTGAGCTGAGCGAATTGTTTAATTTCCATATTCCTCAGCGCTGGAGTATCGCTCATCTGTATCAAGCAATTTTGAATCAGGAAGCGCATATCTCGGATATTCATTTCCTGACGACTCTGGCGGGGTACATTCACTGGAAATTGACCGGTCAGAAGAATCTTGGCGTAGGTGAAGCATCCGGCGTATTCCCGATTGATATCCATGCGGGAAGCTTTAGCGAGGTTATGATCAATCAGTTTAATGAGCGGATTGCGGCAAAAGAGCTTCCTTGGAAGCTCGAGGACATATTGCCTCAAGTATTGGTTGCGGGCGAGCATGCAGGGGTGCTGACTGAAGAAGGCGCGAAGCTTCTGGACGTTACAGGAGAGCTGCGGGCGGGAATTCCGCTCTGCCCAGCCGAAGGTGACGCCGGAACCGGCATGGTTGCAACTAACAGTATCGCGAAGCGCACGGGCAACGTGTCCGCGGGAACCTCGGTATTTGCGATGGTTGTTCTGGAGAAGGAGTTGTCCAAGGCTTATGATGAAATCGACCTCGTTACGACGCCTACCGGCAATCTGGTTGCAATGGCTCACTCCAATAACTGCTCGTCCGATCTGAATGCATGGGTTGGCTTGTTTGACGAATTTGCCAAGGTAATGGGCCTGAATGTTGACGCAAACAAGCTGTACGGTACTTTATACAACCTAGCCCTGCAAGGCGATCCGGATGGAGGCGGCCTGCTCGCTTATGGTTACCTCTCGGGCGAGCATATGACGCATTTCGAAGAAGGCCGTCCATTGTTTGTGCGATCCTCGGAGAGCAGCTTCACCCTGCCGAATTTCATGCGCGTTCATCTGTTTACGGCACTTGGAGCGCTTAAGATTGGCATGGATATTCTTCTTAAGCAAGAGGAAGTGAAGCTGGACCAGATCCTTGGTCATGGCGGCTTATTCAAGACCGAAGGCGTAGGGCAGAAAATCATGGCGGGCGCTCTGAACGTTCCTGTCTCCGTCATGGAGACCGCCGGTGAAGGCGGAGCATGGGGGATTGCCCTGCTTGCTTCCTATATGATGAACAAAGCTGAGAACGAAACGCTGGAAAACTTCTTGAACGAGAAAGTATTCGCAGGCAAAGCCGGCTCGCAGGTTTCCCCTGATCCCAAGGATGCAGAAGGCTTTGAAGTCTTTATGAAACGGTATAAGTCGGGACTTTCCATTGAAAGGGCCGCGGTTGAATACTTGAAATAA
- a CDS encoding cation diffusion facilitator family transporter, whose product MDKGKGDYHHLPHVKEQSTSKKTLWLTLTLTSLFTAIEIVGGLLSGSLALLSDSAHMISDVLALSLSMFAIYMASRQPTSQYTFGFVRFEIMASFLNGLALVAIAVFIWYEGVQRLLHPQPVDMGLMLGIAIIGLVVNVVLTLLLHRSTKEEENLNVKSALWHFIGDTLSSAGVIVSAILMKATGILLFDPIISMVIGGIIAIGGVKIIRESYVILMEAVPEQFDLESIRQDLSSVAGVLDVHDMHLWAISTDHYSLTAHVLAHSNTQPYCITLALNELLKEKYGIIHSTIQIEHAAIHHHGEYGRQFLTST is encoded by the coding sequence ATGGATAAAGGTAAAGGGGACTATCATCATCTCCCGCATGTGAAAGAGCAGTCCACATCAAAAAAAACGCTGTGGCTCACCTTGACGTTAACCTCATTATTTACCGCAATTGAAATTGTCGGCGGCTTATTGTCCGGATCGCTTGCTCTTCTCTCCGATTCCGCGCATATGATATCCGATGTGCTCGCGCTCAGCTTAAGCATGTTCGCCATCTATATGGCATCACGGCAGCCTACCAGCCAATACACCTTCGGTTTCGTGCGGTTCGAGATCATGGCCTCATTCTTGAATGGCCTTGCGCTAGTAGCTATAGCGGTGTTTATCTGGTATGAAGGCGTTCAGCGGCTACTCCATCCCCAGCCGGTAGATATGGGCCTCATGCTTGGCATTGCCATAATCGGTTTGGTCGTGAATGTCGTACTTACGTTGTTGCTGCACCGAAGCACGAAAGAGGAGGAAAACCTCAATGTCAAAAGCGCGTTATGGCATTTCATAGGCGATACCCTCAGCTCGGCAGGGGTAATTGTATCCGCCATTCTGATGAAAGCCACTGGCATTCTTCTCTTCGATCCGATTATAAGCATGGTGATTGGCGGCATTATCGCGATCGGCGGCGTAAAAATCATCCGCGAATCTTACGTTATTCTAATGGAGGCAGTTCCAGAGCAATTCGATCTGGAGTCGATACGTCAGGATTTGAGCAGTGTTGCTGGCGTATTAGACGTGCATGATATGCATCTGTGGGCAATATCCACGGACCATTATTCTTTGACAGCCCATGTTCTCGCCCATTCCAATACCCAGCCGTACTGCATTACGCTTGCCTTAAATGAATTATTGAAAGAGAAATACGGCATCATCCACTCGACCATCCAGATTGAGCATGCCGCTATTCATCATCATGGCGAATACGGACGACAGTTTTTGACTTCAACTTAA
- a CDS encoding DUF421 domain-containing protein yields the protein MSQHYVILFRSISAFILLLIITRIIGKQTLSNMNSHDFVTAIILGAISANIAFNEKINLSHLLISLGVFTVTSWLLSLLSLKGRSMERLLFGKASVIVEGGSLLEENMRKNKLTLDSFYEMLREKEIFDISEVEYALLENSGKLSVLRKKEYRPLNLHELNSQNKPPKPSNFPIELIKEGKLIYEHLNEANMKTETIEKAVQKKGHSLTEVFYAVKGTDGKLYFDFYQDRLENPIEL from the coding sequence ATGTCCCAGCATTATGTCATTTTATTCAGGAGTATCTCTGCCTTTATCCTCCTTCTGATCATTACAAGAATCATTGGCAAACAAACGTTATCCAACATGAATAGCCATGACTTCGTGACGGCCATTATCTTGGGCGCCATCTCGGCGAATATTGCTTTTAACGAGAAGATAAATCTATCCCATCTTTTAATCTCGCTTGGTGTGTTTACCGTCACCTCGTGGTTGCTTAGTCTTTTATCCTTAAAAGGAAGAAGTATGGAGAGATTGTTATTCGGAAAGGCCTCCGTCATCGTGGAAGGAGGTTCTCTTCTTGAGGAGAACATGAGGAAAAACAAATTAACGCTGGATTCCTTTTACGAAATGCTTCGCGAGAAGGAAATCTTCGATATTTCTGAAGTAGAGTATGCCTTACTCGAAAATAGCGGTAAGCTTTCCGTTCTGAGGAAGAAAGAATATCGGCCTCTCAATCTACATGAACTGAATTCTCAAAATAAACCGCCTAAGCCATCTAACTTTCCTATAGAACTCATAAAAGAAGGCAAGTTAATTTACGAACATTTAAATGAAGCAAATATGAAGACGGAAACCATCGAAAAAGCAGTGCAAAAGAAAGGCCATTCACTTACCGAAGTGTTCTATGCCGTTAAAGGTACCGATGGGAAACTGTATTTCGATTTTTATCAAGATCGGTTAGAAAATCCTATAGAATTGTAG